TCATATCTAACAACATTGGcgttttttagaaaaaaaatttgtatcaaaattgttgaaaattgtacTAAAACTTTCAATCTAAAGTTCATTATAAATTTccttataatattaaaaaatctttgtaTCTGACAACACTGTCTAGACTGCAAAGCAATTATGAGACCAATAAGAGAGCTGTGTTGACAGACTCTATTTAAAAACCTTTCTTCAACTCTATTACATTAAATTTCACAATAGTCCGCatcataacaaaataatatatcaaaattatacgATTCTtcctaataaataattttgtagtcaatttggaattttaacaataaaaatttttgttccaaCTAATCTAGTTTACAGGATTTCTTTGTGTCTGGCAACACTATCTATCCATAATAGGTCTTGTATACAGAAGGATGGACAGCCACAATTCACAAAGATAATTCAACTTTCAATGTTGCCAAATTTTATGACTTTTCTTTATAACAACTGAAAACAGTAGagtgatgaaaaaatattttttaaacaattaattttagaaaaaatgaatttttagtgaaattattttataaatatgaaaaatatttcaaattctgataatttttctaattccgGCAACGTTGTATCGAAAGTTTCTAATGTGAATATCGTGTTTTTACTAGTGGCGtactatatattcaaaatttcgataaaaaaaattaaataactcgACTAaccttgatttttatttttgcatgGAAGAACTTTGGGTAAATCCATACAATGCACGATTTTTTTAACATCTGACAATCTCTCCTTGACTTTCTCTTCGTGCGCGGTAAGATGAGcggtaacaaataaaaaagaagtaccAAATAACATAAACGAAGTGGCAACGGCGCCTTTGGTTTTAAATGCAGTACCCGGTCGCACAGACAAACTAGATTCCTCCGGTATGGAAACATACCAAATTAAATCCCTTCTTATAAACGTAGCCAGATGCAGAGTCCCTTCAAATACAAAAAGTAAATACAATTATACAACCAAATAACCCTCAATTACCCAAAGAGATCGAATGGTAAAGTAAATGGGAGGGTCCAATGGTTTCCTGTAAACTAGCTTCCCATTCGAATCGTTCAGATGTTGATTCTTGGGTACCGAACGACAAAATATCGGGGACGTGTTCCATACTTATAGGTAAAACGAAATCGTTCAATTCCCTATAAAAACGAATTGTTAAATTTACGAACATCCTTTGTTTTGTTTAATACGCACTTCGGGGGTGAATGACCATTCATATTCCAAGTACCCACAAAAATGGTTATTTCTCTATTGGGACACACTCTCTCTAATTCATTAGGTCCTAATAACGAATTAACCCCTATTTTACCCTGTAAAAAATTACGTTGCCTTGCTTTACTGATTGGAATAAGATGTAGGGAATTCAGTCCTGGAAAACaaactcaaaatcaaatatCGAGTGGtggaaattacgaaaaaaaatgttcctaTTATCACATTAATCGCAAACGTACTTACCTTTGGtctctaataaattttcatgagAAATTGATTTGTCTTTAACCGATTCGTCTTGTACTGAATCACTACATATGTTACTGTCTGATAAACTGTTGTTTCTGtgtaaattctataaaaaaattcgagTTACAACTATAGGAATTATCGTATTCATACTTACgcttattgattttttattctgGACGTCGAAACTTAAAGGTCGTCGCGAAATTGCTAAATCATTGGTAACTTCTGATATAATAACATCCATTCCGTATTCTTTCGCGCTTTGACTTCTCGTAACTGATACTCCAACTTTATTCGAGGGCTTGCGTGGAAGAACGAAACTAGTGAATCCTGACTTCATGCCCTTTTTCAGTTTCGGATTCATggtcataaatttattatcgattttCTAATAATAGCATAGTATATATTTCTTAGAATTgcacatttatttattattaaatattttataggaagacaatctttataataaaaatcgatacATGAAgaaatcatatgatttgtttgtagtgttaaaaaatgtttgtattatttttgaaattttgtactaATAACATCTTCagtttgacgtttgacgtaatTACACGTGCAAGTGAATTTCCTCGAAATAGAAATATAACTATTTTGATACAAATACTAGTTTCAGTTCTATGGTATAACAAGCAACCAGCATTACATGATGTAATATTGGTTGCCTGTTATTTAAATGTACTTATTccttatagaaaatttattatttaaccttcaatttaCCTCCatgcttatttatatttttaaatacaatttatttcgcctgttatattatttacatcataatcgaaatataaaaaaagtttattatattatttttcccTTGATAATTGACACAAGTGCTGCCatcaattggaaaaaaaatttatgtcaaaCTAGTTTTGATTCTATGGTATAACAAGCAACCAGCATTATGTGATGTAATATTGGTTGCCTGCTATTTAAATAGACTTATTCTTagtggaaaatttattatttaacatttaattaatcTCTACGTGgatttagatttttaaatacaatttatttcaccttttatatcatttttatctcaattaagatgtaaaaaaatttttattatattatttttctctcgATAATTGGAATAAGTGCTGCCATCAATTGGACACGTATGCTATCTCCTTGTGGATGCCTTGTTTACACAAAGACAAAAAGAATAAACATGTCGGAGTCGTAGTGAGTGCACGTATGGGTATCGAAAGTGGAAATATTCTAATTATTCCGTCACCCGTGTGTGAAGAATCGTCGGAAAGTGATGGAGAAACCGAACCGGCTAAATCTTTTATTAGACGATTATCAACTAATCGCGATATATGCAGTTCGGTatgtgtattttttataaacgtgTGCTACACAATGGCATGTgcgttaattaattttttatagcacGAATAAATTTTGCTTATTTTGTATGCGTttgtattgtaaataaataatattgatgtGAAATAAACGAATGTGATATACAGCCATTAAtgctttcttttctttttttgttcaaCCTCATTTTCCTCCTATACATTGTTACTTGCACGTTTgttttttccatataattttgtatattatcataaaatagAAGTAACAGGTGTGCGCGACTTGAAACATGTGCGAGGGGTCAATAGATTAAATAGAAATAGTAGTAGAGGGGGAAACGACGTCGCCGGATGAAATCGATATACTTCACAACAATGTTGCCAATGTCAATTCGTcaattaaacaacttttttagaTACCACatactaaaatatattatttcgaagtatcaataaacaatttacTCGATagaatgttttatatatatatatatatatatatatatatatatatatatatatatatatatattcaattcaaaataaaaatataatgtcaTCAGAGTCAAATCATAAAATAGCAAAAatcgtaaataaataattggcttgtataaaatttcatttgacaTCGAGATGggatgataatataatatttttcaatctagAATCGTACA
This genomic interval from Diorhabda sublineata isolate icDioSubl1.1 chromosome 7, icDioSubl1.1, whole genome shotgun sequence contains the following:
- the LOC130446906 gene encoding inositol polyphosphate 5-phosphatase E isoform X1, with product MTMNPKLKKGMKSGFTSFVLPRKPSNKVGVSVTRSQSAKEYGMDVIISEVTNDLAISRRPLSFDVQNKKSISNLHRNNSLSDSNICSDSVQDESVKDKSISHENLLETKGLNSLHLIPISKARQRNFLQGKIGVNSLLGPNELERVCPNREITIFVGTWNMNGHSPPKELNDFVLPISMEHVPDILSFGTQESTSERFEWEASLQETIGPSHLLYHSISLGTLHLATFIRRDLIWYVSIPEESSLSVRPGTAFKTKGAVATSFMLFGTSFLFVTAHLTAHEEKVKERLSDVKKIVHCMDLPKVLPCKNKNQGIGRRNTRIRKKTLTYITQNFDYVFWFGDLNFRLATPRAKVLEWLSKTSFPLPAHLPHGCMHHDQLCSVLADGAAFRGFNEAKITFPPTYKYDPGTQNFDSSSKNRTPAYTDRILYKQKNNRRFSGALENPPLHCLIYDSVPSITTSDHKPVWGVFKAHLRPGLDTIPLAAGLFNRDVYLEGLKRRATTNSIKTNTSVCSVQ
- the LOC130446906 gene encoding inositol polyphosphate 5-phosphatase E isoform X2, producing MTMNPKLKKGMKSGFTSFVLPRKPSNKVGVSVTRSQSAKEYGMDVIISEVTNDLAISRRPLSFDVQNKKSISNLHRNNSLSDSNICSDSVQDESVKDKSISHENLLETKGLNSLHLIPISKARQRNFLQGKIGVNSLLGPNELERVCPNREITIFVGTWNMNGHSPPKELNDFVLPISMEHVPDILSFGTQESTSERFEWEASLQETIGPSHLLYHSISLGTLHLATFIRRDLIWYVSIPEESSLSVRPGTAFKTKGAVATSFMLFGTSFLFVTAHLTAHEEKVKERLSDVKKIVHCMDLPKVLPCKNKNQDITQNFDYVFWFGDLNFRLATPRAKVLEWLSKTSFPLPAHLPHGCMHHDQLCSVLADGAAFRGFNEAKITFPPTYKYDPGTQNFDSSSKNRTPAYTDRILYKQKNNRRFSGALENPPLHCLIYDSVPSITTSDHKPVWGVFKAHLRPGLDTIPLAAGLFNRDVYLEGLKRRATTNSIKTNTSVCSVQ